One Delphinus delphis chromosome 16, mDelDel1.2, whole genome shotgun sequence genomic window carries:
- the DCLRE1A gene encoding DNA cross-link repair 1A protein, whose product MLEDAFLEQDIWEYKSKRKPKQVHPNNCSENIPESVEKATDGQYQSKRNRNKKRNVKGKKKVKAPETCLGETDSQTSVASSQNSSCGDGIQQCQDREATPGKHCRTHKNKHVSPKIRPVYDGYCPNCQMPFSSLLGQTPRWHVFECLDSIPVSETECPDALQCSSTIPSHYKRYTHHLLAQSRAGNSLFSDPSHESGGSFSEANSGFLCSHKERWSPYQKQTDNLKKNVSTDPLLVTQCLRKSQSPTETDKKVSSSTNSQTSQQVPQVTELVNNDKLVGFGLPPAEELDSQNSPEHINLTLPENDFSNCEISYSPLQSDEETYDTDEKLDDSQQELFFTESSKDGSLEEDENSSTLSKKLHDPLLKDQEESCPEVDSFLTQDKYDEELYKCNTLNDSSQLTFQNKSIILRDDPAYTDDFILFPPALAERFTSPSYQATKAKPDEPEFHSSQSNKQVIEESAVYNQISLPLLKSKMSKPFESHGGGCHSFQPTQSKTRELSSKNFNAKHNTNSACFCRKALDGMLDSKVTALNTEIFSSTPTAAKSLKILLSGPKCNASQPSTKVMKQMDIGVYFGLPPKRKEEKLLVESALEGMNLNTVVSPNEKRSRQRKRKTEKSLSDLELEANNLSESQPSVELSRKRSQHQRKRLKKSDSLQEGVHQKSSGHRNKTEPGTVKLSKDRVFVKSAHGRLQRGNTKIPESSNAGELRKRTCPFYKKIPGTGFTVDAFRYGSVEGCTAYFLTHFHSDHYAGLSKNFTFPVYCSEITGNLLKSKLHVPEQYIHPLPTDTECIVNGVKVVLLDANHCPGAVMILFYLPNGYVILHTGDFRADPTMERSLLAGQKVHTLYLDTTYCSPEYCFPSQQEVIQFAINTAFETVTLNPRALVVCGTYSIGKEKVFLAIADVLGSKVGMSKEKYSTLRCFNIPEINSLITTDMCNSLVHLLPMMQVNFKGLQNHLKKCGGKYDQILAFRPTGWTHSNKLTSMAGIIPQTKGNISIYGIPYSEHSSYLEMKRFVQWLKPQKIIPTVNVGTLRSRRTMEKYFEEWKLEAGY is encoded by the exons ATGTTAGAGGATGCTTTTCTGGAACAAGACATCTGGGAATACAAAtccaaaagaaaacccaaacaagTACATCCAAATAATTGCTCTGAGAATATTCCAGAATCTGTTGAGAAAGCAACAGATGGACAATACCAGTCAAAacgaaacagaaataaaaaaagaaatgtaaaaggtaaaaagaagGTTAAGGCCCCCGAAACGTGCCTTGGAGAAACAGACAGTCAGACTTCTGTCGCTTCCAGTCAGAACTCTAGTTGTGGAGATGGTATTCAGCAGTGTCAAGACAGGGAGGCCACTCCAGGAAAGCACTGTAGgactcacaaaaacaaacacgtgTCTCCGAAGATACGACCAGTTTATGATGGGTACTGTCCAAACTGCCAGATGCCTTTTTCCTCGTTGCTAGGTCAAACACCTCGATGGCATGTTTTTGAGTGTTTGGATTCCATACCAGTCTCCGAAACAG agTGTCCTGATGCTCTTCAGTGTTCCTCAACAATTCCTTCTCATTACAAGAGATACACTCATCACCTGCTAGCTCAAAGCAGGGCTGGTAATAGTCTTTTCAGCGATCCATCCCATGAGTCAGGTGGGAGTTTCAGTGAGGCTAATTCAGGCTTTCTTTGTAGCCATAAGGAAAGATGGTCTCCATATCAGAAACAAAcagataacttaaaaaaaaatgtttcaactgATCCCTTGTTAGTGACACAATGTCTAAGAAAATCTCAGTCTCCAACTGAAACTGATAAAAAGGTTTCCTCTTCAACAAATAGCCAAACTTCCCAACAAGTCCCACAAGTTACAGAACTTGTTAATAATGACAAACTGGTAGGATTTGGTTTGCCTCCTGCTGAAGAATTAGACAGTCAAAACAGCCCAGAACACATAAATTTGACATTGCCAGAAAATGACTTTAGCAACTGTGAAATCTCCTATTCTCCACTTCAAAGTGATGAAGAAACTTATGATACAGATGAAAAGCTGGATGATTCACAACAGGAACTATTTTTTACAGAAAGCTCTAAAGATGGCAGCTTAGAAGAAGATGAAAATAGCTCCACTTTGTCTAAAAAACTCCATGACCCTTTACTGAAGGACCAGGAGGAGAGCTGCCCCGAAGTGGATAGCTTCTTAACTCAGGATAAATACGATGAAGAATTGTATAAATGCAACACTCTAAATGATTCCTCTCAACTTACTTTCCAAAATAAGAGTATTATTTTACGTGATGATCCAGCATATACTGATGATTTTATATTGTTTCCACctgcattagcagagaggtttacTTCTCCTAGTTACCAAGCTACTAAAGCAAAACCTGATGAGCCAGAATTTCACTCATCTCAATCAAATAAACAGGTAATTGAAGAATCAGCTGTTTACAATCAAATTTCTCTTCCCTTACTTAAGAGTAAAATGTCAAAACCTTTTGAAAGCCACGGAGGAGGGTGTCATTCTTTCCAACCAACCCAAAGTAAAACTAGAGAATTATCAAGTAAGAATTTCAATGCTAAGCACAATACAAACTCAGCATGTTTCTGCAGAAAGGCATTAGATGGTATGCTGGACAGTAAAGTTACAGCTTTAAATACAGAGATATTTTCTAGTACACCTACTGCTGCTAAGTCTTTGAAAATATTGCTATCTGGCCCTAAGTGTAATGCATCACAACCTTCTACTAAGGTAATGAAGCAAATGGATATAGGTGTGTATTTTGGACTACCacccaaaagaaaagaagagaaattgctGGTGGAAAGTGCATTAGAAGGGATGAACTTAAATACAGTTGTAAGTCCTAATGAGAAGAGGTCCCGGCAGcgcaagaggaaaacagaaaaatctttaaGTGATTTAGAATTAGAGGCAAATAATTTAAGTGAGAGTCAGCCCTCTGTGGAACTTTCTCGTAAGAGGTCACAGCATCAAAGAAAGAGACTTAAAAAGTCAGATTCATTGCAGGAAGGAGTACATCAGAAGAGTTCAGGTCACCGTAACAAGACAGAACCTGGAACAGTCAAGTTAAGTAAAGACAGAGTCTTCGTAAAATCAGCTCATGGCAGGCTGCAGAGAGGGAACACGAAAATCCCAGAGTCATCGAATGCAGGAGAATTAAGGAAAAGGACATGTCCATTCTATAAGAAAATACCTG GAACTGGCTTTACAGTCGATGCCTTTCGGTATGGATCGGTTGAAGGTTGCACGGCCTATTTTCTCACACATTTTCATTCTGATCATTATGCTGGATTGTCTAAAAACTTCACGTTTCCTGTTTATTGTAGTGAG ATAACTGGCAATCTGTTGAAGAGCAAACTTCACGTGCCAGAACAATATATCCATCCATTGCCGACAGACACTGAATGTATAGTGAATGGTGTCAAGGTGGTTTTGCTAGATGCCAATCA CTGTCCAGGTGCTGTCATGATCCTTTTTTATCTTCCTAATGGTTATGTCATACTACACACTGGAGACTTCAGAGCAGATCCCACCATGGAACGTTCTCTTCTTGCAGGCCAGAAAGTCCACACGCTTTACTTAGATACAAC ATATTGCAGCCCAGAATACTGTTTTCCGTCTCAGCAAGAGGTTATCCAGTTTGCCATCAACACTGCCTTTGAGACTGTAACTCTAAACCCACGTGCTCTTGTTGTCTGTGGCACTTATTCTATTGGAAAAGAGAAAGTCTTCCTAG CCATTGCTGATGTTTTAGGTTCAAAAGTGGGCATGTCCAAAGAAAAATATAGCACATTACGGTGCTTCAATATACCAGAAATTAATTCCCTCATCACTACAGACATGTGCAATTCGCTGGTTCACCTTCTCCCAATGATGCAAGTTAATTTTAAG GGTTTACAGAATCATTTGAAGAAGTGTGGTGGGAAATATGATCAGATTTTGGCTTTTCGACCTACAGGATGGACGCATTCTAACAAGTTAACTAGTATGGCGGGTATTATTCCCCAGACCAAAGGAAACATTTCAATATATG GGATTCCTTATAGTGAACACAGCAGCTAC